A genomic window from Micromonospora sp. WMMA1947 includes:
- a CDS encoding YcnI family protein encodes MIRLRRSATVAALTLTAVATAVLGVAGPASAHVTINPAEGTQGGYGRFAFRVPNESDTASTVKVEVNLPENAPVGSVSTMPVAGWTVAVEKRKVDPPIEVHGSQLTEAVSKLTFTAAPNGGVKPGEFQEFPVSMGPLPQVDTMAFKVLQTYSDGNVSRWIEEPTPGAEEPESPAPVLTLAAAAPASPGASAPAAAAADDDDDDAGSGAATALGVAGLVAGLGGLALGGLAFARTRREPAAKS; translated from the coding sequence ATGATCCGTCTCCGGCGCTCCGCGACAGTCGCCGCGCTGACCCTCACCGCCGTCGCCACGGCCGTGCTCGGCGTGGCCGGTCCGGCCTCGGCGCACGTCACGATCAACCCGGCCGAGGGTACGCAGGGCGGCTACGGCCGGTTCGCGTTCCGGGTGCCGAACGAGAGCGACACGGCGTCGACAGTCAAGGTCGAGGTGAACCTGCCGGAGAACGCCCCGGTCGGCTCGGTCTCCACCATGCCGGTGGCGGGCTGGACGGTGGCGGTGGAGAAGCGCAAGGTCGACCCGCCGATCGAGGTGCACGGCAGCCAGCTCACCGAGGCGGTCTCCAAGCTGACCTTCACCGCCGCGCCGAACGGCGGCGTGAAGCCGGGCGAGTTCCAGGAGTTCCCGGTGTCGATGGGCCCGCTGCCGCAGGTCGACACGATGGCGTTCAAGGTGCTCCAGACGTACTCCGACGGCAACGTCTCCCGCTGGATCGAGGAGCCCACGCCGGGAGCGGAGGAGCCGGAGAGCCCGGCACCGGTGCTCACGCTGGCCGCCGCGGCGCCCGCCTCGCCGGGCGCGAGCGCGCCGGCCGCGGCGGCGGCCGACGACGACGATGACGACGCCGGTTCCGGCGCCGCCACCGCCCTCGGGGTGGCCGGCCTGGTCGCCGGTCTGGGCGGCCTGGCGCTCGGCGGCCTGGCGTTCGCGCGTACCCGTCGGGAGCCCGCCGCGAAGTCCTGA
- a CDS encoding copper resistance protein CopC, translating into MAVMTAAVRRPSRAVAARSGAVAGLLLLLVALLLVPATPAAAHAVLVSSSPAASAVVPDAPAQVVITFSEGVRKVPGKVRVIAPDGSRADRGEPTFQGAEVTIPVDASGGRGTYLVSYRVISADSHPVSGAFTYSVGAPSEPPTDSGSDNRANPVTENAVKVAKYAGYAGLLLLVGPALVLVALWPRRLSRRGPARLAWTGLGLLAVATVAEVWLQVPYVNGGGLFDVTGSGLSDVLGSAYGTTHLVRLGLLAAAAFLLRPLFAGPIGRTDGIILAVLGGAALFTWPLSGHAAASPAPAVSVVVDTVHLGAMAVWLGGLVMLAVFLLRRADERELDAILPIWSRWAALAVAALLLAGTVQGLIEVASFQALIDTTYGRLLLVKIALFVLVIGVAAYSRALVRRRVAAGRPGAMRRAVVAELAITAVVLGVSATLVQTTPARTAGADVAGAPAGYFSTTLSSPIYSLQVELDPAETGNNSMHLYAYTKDNRPQTVQEWKVTAALPSAGIEPITVPLLPLSDNHATGEVNLPARGDWQLRITVRTTDIDQATVTATVPIK; encoded by the coding sequence ATGGCGGTCATGACTGCTGCCGTACGCCGCCCGTCCCGGGCCGTCGCCGCCCGATCCGGGGCCGTCGCCGGGCTGCTGCTCCTGCTGGTCGCCCTGCTGCTCGTCCCGGCCACCCCGGCCGCCGCCCACGCGGTGCTGGTGAGCAGCAGCCCGGCCGCCTCCGCCGTGGTGCCCGACGCGCCCGCGCAGGTGGTGATCACCTTCAGTGAGGGCGTCCGCAAGGTGCCCGGGAAGGTACGGGTGATCGCTCCCGACGGCTCGCGCGCCGACCGGGGCGAGCCGACGTTCCAGGGCGCCGAGGTGACGATCCCGGTGGACGCCTCCGGCGGGCGCGGCACCTACCTGGTGAGCTACCGGGTCATCTCGGCCGACAGCCACCCGGTCTCCGGTGCCTTCACCTACTCCGTCGGCGCACCGTCGGAGCCGCCCACCGACAGCGGCTCGGACAACCGGGCGAACCCGGTCACCGAGAACGCGGTGAAGGTGGCGAAGTACGCCGGCTACGCCGGGTTGCTGCTGCTCGTCGGCCCGGCGCTGGTGCTCGTCGCGCTCTGGCCGCGCCGGCTGTCCCGCCGGGGACCGGCACGGCTGGCCTGGACCGGGCTGGGCCTGCTGGCGGTGGCGACGGTGGCCGAGGTGTGGCTGCAGGTGCCGTACGTCAACGGCGGCGGCCTGTTCGACGTGACCGGCTCCGGCCTGAGCGACGTGCTGGGCAGCGCCTACGGCACCACCCACCTGGTCCGGCTGGGTCTGCTCGCCGCGGCCGCGTTCCTGCTCCGGCCGCTGTTCGCCGGCCCGATCGGCCGTACCGACGGGATCATCCTGGCGGTCCTCGGCGGCGCGGCGCTGTTCACCTGGCCGCTGTCCGGGCACGCGGCGGCGTCGCCCGCGCCCGCGGTGTCGGTGGTGGTGGACACGGTGCACCTGGGCGCCATGGCGGTCTGGCTGGGCGGCCTGGTGATGCTCGCGGTGTTCCTGCTGCGCCGGGCCGACGAACGCGAGCTGGACGCGATCCTGCCGATCTGGTCCCGCTGGGCGGCGCTCGCGGTGGCCGCGTTGCTGCTGGCCGGCACCGTGCAGGGGCTGATCGAGGTGGCCAGTTTCCAGGCGCTGATCGACACCACGTACGGCCGGCTCCTGCTGGTCAAGATCGCGCTGTTCGTGCTGGTGATCGGCGTGGCCGCGTACTCCCGGGCACTGGTGCGGCGGCGGGTGGCCGCCGGGCGGCCGGGTGCGATGCGGCGGGCCGTGGTGGCCGAACTGGCGATCACGGCGGTGGTGCTGGGCGTGTCGGCGACGCTCGTGCAGACCACACCGGCGCGGACCGCCGGCGCGGACGTCGCGGGTGCCCCGGCCGGCTACTTCTCCACCACGCTGAGCAGCCCGATCTACTCGCTCCAGGTCGAGCTGGACCCGGCCGAGACCGGCAACAACTCGATGCACCTGTACGCCTACACGAAGGACAACCGTCCCCAGACGGTGCAGGAGTGGAAGGTCACCGCCGCGCTGCCGTCGGCCGGGATCGAGCCGATCACCGTCCCGCTGCTGCCGCTGAGCGACAACCACGCCACCGGTGAGGTCAACCTGCCGGCCCGGGGCGACTGGCAGCTGCGCATCACCGTCCGTACGACCGACATCGACCAGGCCACGGTGACCGCCACCGTGCCGATCAAGTAA
- a CDS encoding thioredoxin domain-containing protein: protein MSSRKGRKDAARVVREQIAREKRRKRTLWTSIAAVLVLVIAGGIGWAVYSSQKSDEFTAPPGANDAGTGIVLGTGPVTIDLYEDYLCPACKQFQQINGETLNQLVDEGKAKLVFHPVAFLNRFSTTEYSTRSSAASGCAAQGGKFREFTEELFAKQPAEGGAGLSNDELVDIGAGVGLNRDEFASCVSDGTYRSWTEHVTDEASKSGVTGTPTIKVNGSELQDRSPEGIKSAVEAAGK from the coding sequence ATGAGCAGTCGTAAGGGACGCAAGGACGCGGCCCGGGTCGTACGCGAGCAGATCGCCCGGGAGAAGCGGCGCAAGCGCACGCTCTGGACCTCGATCGCCGCGGTGCTGGTGCTCGTCATCGCCGGCGGCATCGGCTGGGCGGTCTACTCCAGCCAGAAGTCCGACGAGTTCACCGCCCCGCCCGGGGCCAACGACGCCGGCACCGGCATCGTGCTCGGCACCGGACCGGTCACCATCGACCTGTACGAGGACTACCTCTGCCCGGCCTGCAAGCAGTTCCAGCAGATCAACGGCGAGACGCTCAACCAGCTCGTCGACGAGGGCAAGGCGAAGCTGGTGTTCCACCCGGTCGCGTTCCTGAACCGCTTCTCCACCACGGAGTACTCGACCCGTTCCTCGGCCGCCTCCGGCTGCGCGGCGCAGGGCGGCAAGTTCCGCGAGTTCACCGAGGAACTGTTCGCCAAGCAGCCGGCGGAGGGCGGCGCCGGGCTCAGCAACGACGAGCTGGTCGACATCGGCGCGGGCGTCGGGCTGAACCGGGACGAGTTCGCCTCCTGCGTCTCCGACGGCACGTACCGGTCGTGGACCGAGCACGTCACCGACGAGGCGAGCAAGTCCGGCGTGACCGGCACCCCGACCATCAAGGTCAACGGCAGCGAGCTCCAGGACCGCAGCCCGGAGGGGATCAAGTCGGCGGTGGAGGCGGCCGGCAAGTGA
- a CDS encoding MauE/DoxX family redox-associated membrane protein, which produces MTVTPSPSRAGRWQALRPWLGVAARLGLAAVWLIAGGTKVGDLAASGRAVNAYQVMPYDLATVIGAALPFVELALGVLLLAGLATRISAGVSAALLVIFIAGIASAWARGLAIDCGCFGTGGQLAAGQTPSYLPEILRDLGFLALAGFLLIWPRTPFSVDGWLAGDDIVEDTDEQS; this is translated from the coding sequence ATGACTGTGACCCCCTCCCCCTCCCGGGCCGGCCGCTGGCAGGCCCTGCGACCGTGGCTCGGCGTCGCGGCCCGCCTCGGACTCGCCGCGGTGTGGCTGATCGCCGGCGGCACCAAGGTCGGCGACCTGGCCGCCTCCGGCCGGGCCGTGAACGCGTACCAGGTGATGCCGTACGACCTGGCCACAGTGATCGGCGCGGCGCTGCCGTTCGTCGAGCTGGCCCTGGGCGTGCTGCTGCTCGCCGGGCTCGCCACCCGGATCAGCGCCGGTGTGTCCGCGGCGCTGCTCGTGATCTTCATCGCCGGCATCGCCTCGGCCTGGGCCCGGGGCCTGGCCATCGACTGCGGGTGTTTCGGCACCGGCGGCCAGCTCGCCGCCGGTCAGACGCCCAGCTACCTCCCGGAGATCCTCCGGGACCTCGGGTTCCTGGCCCTCGCCGGGTTCCTGCTGATCTGGCCCCGCACTCCGTTCTCGGTGGACGGGTGGCTGGCGGGCGACGACATCGTGGAGGACACCGATGAGCAGTCGTAA
- a CDS encoding sigma-70 family RNA polymerase sigma factor — MIPGPRDTAADRPESAPDAARDAATGWALAARDGNRDAQAAFVRATQAEVWRFAAALVDPDTADDLTQETYLRAFRALSGFEGRSSVRTWLLGIARRACADHLRTVVRRRRLDARLAAQAATDRPYPDPAGQLGAADLVRRLPAERRSAFVLTQLLGLSYAEAADVEGVPVGTIRSRVARARDELVGAVGDTLAG, encoded by the coding sequence GTGATCCCCGGCCCGCGCGACACCGCCGCCGACCGCCCCGAGTCGGCGCCCGACGCTGCCCGGGACGCGGCCACCGGCTGGGCGCTGGCCGCCCGCGACGGGAACCGCGACGCGCAGGCCGCCTTCGTCCGGGCCACCCAGGCCGAGGTGTGGCGCTTCGCCGCCGCGCTCGTCGACCCGGACACCGCGGACGACCTGACCCAGGAGACGTACCTGCGGGCGTTCCGGGCGCTGTCCGGCTTCGAGGGGCGCTCCAGCGTGCGGACCTGGCTGCTCGGGATCGCCCGGCGAGCCTGCGCCGACCACCTGCGCACCGTGGTACGCCGCCGCCGGCTCGACGCGCGGCTCGCCGCCCAGGCCGCCACCGACCGTCCGTACCCGGACCCGGCCGGCCAGCTCGGCGCCGCCGACCTCGTCCGCCGGCTGCCCGCCGAGCGGCGCTCCGCGTTCGTGCTCACCCAGCTGCTCGGCCTGTCGTACGCCGAGGCCGCCGACGTGGAGGGGGTGCCGGTGGGCACCATCCGCTCCCGGGTGGCCCGCGCCCGCGACGAACTCGTCGGCGCCGTCGGCGACACGCTGGCCGGATAA